Part of the Zea mays cultivar B73 chromosome 4, Zm-B73-REFERENCE-NAM-5.0, whole genome shotgun sequence genome is shown below.
aagttccataaattaatcatgtgagtgtccgagccgctcatgaccgtgagcacggctagtataccagttttacactctgcagatgttgcacatctttacccacaagtcatgttacccatttgccatggagttgatcagaccccatacacctctaccaaggaagcgaggcagggtaccactacgatgcctttacaaagttccactagctccagaaaacccgctacagtttataggaagctccagtgcaggaatccctggcctaaccgccatcgtagcaaaattaacccaaggacctccctacactgaccactcccctactgcccttgcccctttcgggtaaggtagtcatccactagctttcctagttaatcagccaagggtgtcccattaaacccttgtggtagcactgttttcccgggtggttctccatgttcccattaacataatgacctTACCATGAACAACAAATAATGAACAGAtgataaaaagtgtaatcatgagtaataaatatctctatacccaaaaccacatacagcaatagcatgtactacccaaaaaattagtagtaaaaccagtggtgaaacaaggtacaaAGATAGTCaacatctagggtaacctattgggtcccatcaaagttaacctatgcagatcattatgattaataagaacatgactgggtaaaagaagtgatcaagggcacaacttaccttcaacgagctcctgctcagcagtctctaccagccgaacctcaggatcctcagtagcttgctcgtctactcgcatcaatacaatacatacatagtataacaaaaattaacatcacaccaaacatgtaaataaaatacacaataataatctagacattaaaataagatcatagaaactggaatcattaaatttggagttatagattttaagttatgaatttctaaaggttttatgtatttaatacaagattaagtactaaataaattttaatgtgtctttcatgtcaaaacagtggcactaatggatatacaataatattataaaattttaggaactggaatgaatcaatttggactaaaaatggattttctatgaattaaataagttctagtaattattttcatattaaaaatccattttctaattCACTTATTCAATTTAAATAGGCTCTGGATtgggcctcattttctggaaAGCGCAGGGGTCTCAGGGTAAGTTTGCCTAAGACACAGAAAACAGCTCTGCGGACCGCGGGTtgtttacaaattgggtattacaaggaaagagttgaaagagacccgacctacgTGGCCTCCTCATGGGGAGTAAGTTCTTCGGAACCGAACCTCGGAAAATAAATCGTTGTGTttatttgtgttgatcattaccttacgatttgattcttcctctcccctctctctatgTTCTCTTGCTTATAATCTTTTTGAGTTGCTCCCAAAgtcatccgcattgattgagaaactcatagcaagaagaactctcttccgcacTCTAATTTCATTATTATTTATCTCTaatcctaaccccgggtgaagttcgcgttcaaagtttataattttcagatttcgcctgttcaccccccctctaggcgactttcaatgtcgTGGACAAACAACTACTAGAGCTGGCTTTTAATGGGTTGTGATCTTACTTAAAAGAgaaattagatggcacccaattaTTTTCATTGGTGCAAATGGGCTTTGGCCTATGAAAGCCGAAGTAAAGAGGCTTCAAAATCGGCTAACCATAAGATACATCTAGTGGGGCATGATAGTTCGGATGATGAATCCATAGATGTATAtatgctggtcaaattaacttcctagaggcttattAACTTCCTAGGTGCTATAGTAAgacgtaggaagttagccagctaacttcctaggggctacagtaagccgtaggaagttagtcagctaatttcctaggggctacagtaagccgtaggaagttagccagctaacttcctaggggctacagtaagccgtaggaagttagtcagctaacttcctagggctacagtaagtcgtaggaagttagccagctaacttcctaggggctacagtaagccgtaggaagttactcgtaggaagttagtcagcggACGGCGTGAAACTACTAACTTTCGAgaatctactaacttccgagaggcttattaagccgtaggaagttagcttacttcctagagccctctaggaagttaagctaacttccgacaaaaatttttcgagagccaaacttccgacgggatggcttaactttcgagagtttcgctaacttcctagagtttaggcctaactttctagggtttaggctctaggaagtttactattttggtgtagtgatacCGCCGAACTTGTTTAGCCAACATAGGCTAGACCTTCGGCATGTTATTCATTACAGTCGGTGCAAAAGAACCAGCAagaagaagttaagtttacttttaataTTGCCAAATGTGACAAAATATTCGATAAGCTATTGAAATGTggtaacattaaattaactcatactattccccATCTAGACGAATAAAAAGACGTGattattgcaagtggcataattctttttctcataccaccaatgattgtaatattTTCCATCGACAGATACAATCAGCCATAAATGAGAGCCGGTTGAATTTATAGGAGATGCAAGTTGATAAACATCCATTTCCAGTCAATATAGTATAACTGACGAATAAAAATGTCTTGGTTCGATCGAATTTGGTCGATGAAGACAAAGGAAAAAAATATTATTGTTGGTAGTCCCCGCACGTCAAATGTATTGCAAGGGGTGGTTACTCGGAAGGCTCCGAGCAAAAGGAGGACTACTATGACAGGAGGCATCGGGGGGCACGCAGGATCGACTAGCCGATCAAAGCTTCCTATCCCACGCATTGCGAATTGTCTAGCATCTGTGCCCAGTCTGGAGCCAACGCGGACGGTCTGGCTAGCTCAGTCGGATAGTCTGACATTGACCAGAGGCCACGGCGTCCACACATTCTCAAGCATAAGAAAACATAGATAGGTAAGTGGAGGCCGGATACATCTAAAGCATCTAGTCAATCGATTAAGGCCGACCCTagttttgatcagttgctctccaaataCGTAAGCGAGAAGGCTGCCCGTCGAGGTCGACCAGCAAAGCAACCCAGGTTACCCACAAAAGCAACCTCTACCAAAAGGcaaggggcatatgttgagcaccaaaattgACCATGTGGACGGTCCGGTCgagaccggacggtccgccgtagtgGCGTGGACTGTCCGCTCGTGCGCAAAATCAGTTAGGGTTCTAGATTTCTTGCGGGATCAACTCGAGAACCAACTTGTAACGGGTCTAGACCTCCccgtttatatagatgaaggggtacggccgattgaagcccccacaatcgatccaatcaaacCTATTTATCAAATTAACCTTATTTACATTGTTCTTTCCATTCCTTAGAAGTAGGAGTAATCTAGCCTTAACTTACCCTAGTATTAGCCTTCCTCGACCTATTTCTTCACCTCTCTTCGTCTCGGCGTCGTatagaggcgtcttgggtggaCTGTCGACCCTAAGACACACCCAATATCTCTCCTCCCTAATGGGGCCCCTTTCGGGAGGCGAGATCTGGGTTCCCTGTGAGGAAGAAGACCCTCTCCGACAGTCGCGGACCGTCCAAGCCTCAAGCGTGGATCGTCTGAAAGCGTGCAGAGAGGGAGCCGCTCCTGTAGCAAGGTCGCGAACCGTCCTACGCGCTCCCGCAGAGAGCACCGTCAAGCAGTTCACACCTAGTGTTTGGTGCCAGATCAGCGCCAACACCAGGTTAAAGAGTTTAAACAGAGTTAATATTACAAAGAAACAACATAATAAAGTATAATAGAAGAATAGTGCTCACCTTATATATTGGGGAGTTTCATCTCTCCTCCCATATGGAGGGACCTTGGGGGAGAGTTGTTAAGGTATGTACAACCAAAGACTCTAGATCGATTCTCCGAGTACAAAAGACAATTAATAGATTGCATGGTACAATACTGAGCTCTTAAATCATAAATGCAGTCAAGACACATTATATATGGAGAGTCATGTTTTTTCACTTACCTCTAGAGACTCCTTAAGAGCTACTAATATATTAAATGGGGTTATACATACCCTTTGAAGCAAAATCTCCCTAAAGCCCCACTACGTAGGGTGGGGAGGGTTAAGGGGCATGGTCTAAGAGCATCTCCTACAATATGTCCTATAAAAGTGCCCTAAAAATTAATAATAGATGTAtcttatagaatttagggcaccagCAAAAAAATAAGATCCAACAATAAAACTCTAAATCAAGTTATTAACCGAAATCTATTAATCTACTTGGTTCGTTTGGAAAGGAAATTTTGTGAAGCGTTCGTTCGTTTAGATCTAGATATGGGATAATCCAATAAGGTGCATTATATTTGTGGCACTTTATAAGGTGACCTATATTTTTTTTGACAAAGTTTTGTAAAATTAAAAAATGTCAGAGCAATTTTTTTAGTTTGAATCCTATAATTTAATTTGGGGCAATGAGGTAAGTGTTTTAATCCTATAATTTAGACATGCTAGTCGGTCCTACCGCATTTGAACGTTCCTGTTATGTGCTGGATCGTGTGCGATCTCGGATATGCTAGTTCCCGCATTTGAACGTTCTCGTTGCGTGTCGGACCGTAGGCAACCTTAGATGTGCTAACTCTTGTACATATGAATCGACGATTAATCCGTGGAATTCATCTGTTCGCTACCGTGACCTAGTTATCATTGCGTGCCGACACAATCCACAAGTGTGACAATTGACTTGATCGGAGATTACTGAATATTGATTCCAGCCACAATCAAGAGCGTTCTTGTTGCTGCAGCTGAATTGCGGCCCCATCGACGTGCCCTGGCGACCAGTAGGAGCACGACGAGGACGAGGAAACCGAGGTGTTCGTCACCTTAAGTAAAATACAGTGGATAAAACATAAGTGACCTAAGATGTAGGCTGTTTCTTAAACATAAGTATAGTTATGACAGCTCATCTAGGGAGTTATTGTACTGCTTCTGAATCATATGAAATCACATAATAGCATCCCATCATTCTGGAAATCGCTCTAATGTTCCTCTCCAGCAAAGAAAGCGCAAAAGACCAGTTCATAATTTTCCCCCTTTCCTGCCCTTACCTCTCATATTTATAACTAACTATGATCTTTATTCAAGGATGATACCGCAATGCAGCAGGAAAGGTCGTCTATCTACCACAACCACATCTATGACGTTATGGTAGGGCTGTCAATTGCAAGCCCCATTGTATTGAGCCCATTGTCAACATAAACAGTCGAGCCGGTGATGGCAGAAGCCAATGAAGAAACCAGGAATGCAGCTGTGTTCCCCACCTCATCTGTTCAACAAGAGCATACTTGTTAAGAAAAAAGAGAGCACTGTGAAGAAAAAGGTTGCCACCTTTCAAATAGGGGGATGAAACAGCAAGTCACAAGTAACAAAGGGAGGAGTCAAAACTCTGACCAGCCAACAGCTCCTTCTGCAATGGTGCATTAACATATGAGTACTCTATCATCTTCTCAATAAATCCAATTGCCTTAGCAGCTCGGCTCCCAAGAGGGCCTATAGGTACAGGTGTAGGTTAATTGTCAAGGCATAGAGGAATAGCTCACCAAAAAAAATATACTGCTAATATTCCTTTTACTTCAACAGTATTACGTGATAAAAGTACCTGCTGATATGGTGTTAACTCTGATTTTGCCTTTTCGCCCAGCTTCGAATGCAAGCACCTATATCGGCAGGTTTATAAACGTAAAAGAGAAAATGAATTCATGGGGAAAGGAAGAATTTAAGCACACAATTATGCAACACCATACCCGTGTATCACTCTCAAGAGCTGCTTTAGCAGAACTCATCCCACCACCATACCTATGAGAGAACAAACTCAATATAACAGTCACAAGGTGCCATAGCATAAAAATTGCCCCGTTGCAAAAAGCTCAACAGAATAGTTACCCAGGAATCGCCCTTTCAGATGCAATGTATGTTAGAGAGATGCTAGCACCACCTGTAAAATATTGAAATTCGCGAAAGTGTCAACATAAAGGTTAACAAGTTGCGTTTCAGAACACATTTTCTCTATTGAAGGATAAATGAAGAGGTCGTAAAAACGTGAAACCAAAATAATAGACTTTATACTCAAAAGTTTCACCCACAAGAAATATGTTATAGATAAAAAAACTCGGCCAGGAAGGGAAAGACCGCTCTcctggtattatattaagaaaagaccgaaacatggtcccggccgagaaaatccccgaaccgtggcccccatcactagcgggccgTCACCGCCCACTTTACAACGGCCCAGCCGGAGGGTggcgcgcaggacgtaacccgggaGCGGGTGGGGCACAACGagaggatttttttaaccaagcccgaaATTCGCCCCCGATGGGGATCGAACCCGGGAactggaggtgctactcggaagccttaaccataacgctagaggccctttcgcaaatATGTTATAGATAGCTAAGCAATACACTACAGTGATTCGTTGGGTTAAGAGAAAAAAAAAGGCAGCAACAGCAGTATTAATCTTAGCATGGGAAATAATGGTAGAAGCCACAGCATGATAGCATAGGAGATATGCACTACCGGGATTCATTATAGGAAGGAAGTGCTGAAGCAATGAAACATAGGAGTAACTGGATGCAGAAATTGCCGCAAGATAGCCTCTTCTTGAGGTTTCCAACAAAGGCTTCGTTACCTTCAcaaaatgaatataggtggtttttAAGATGGTTAGACAAAGTGTCACAGGAAAGAGCTGCAGCACACCGCTGTATGCACATATACACAGCGACAGGGAGATTGTACCTCTGGGCCATTAGCAAGAGAATGCACTAGTATGTCAATGCTGCCAAAATCATTCCTCACTGATTCAACAACTTCCTGTTAAATTAAGAAAGCTCAATGTTATTGTCAGCTCTAAAGCTTTTATGAGAAACAGGTAACACACTGCAGTTGTATCTTCAGCATTTTCTTCTAGCAAGCATAGAACCTAGGCAGCTATACATATGGAAAAATGATTGGCGACTGCATACCTTTACTGTCCAGTTTGATGCCCCTGCATATCTTTTGTTCGATTTGACCTAATAGATAAATAAAATGTTAATTATGAAGCCATCATAGTTGTTAAAGTGGCAAGACGAGGTCAGGCGACCGACCCCTTTTTACCTTTTAAGCGATAAGGCGTAAGGCGAGGTGACGCCTTAGTAATATACAAAAATAGGCAATTAAAATTGAATATATAGGAATATAGTCTCAAATAGATAGAGATAATAGTATTATAGTAGCAAATAGGAGTACAAGTTCAACATAAATCAACATAATAGACTAGTCCAACTGAAGTAATAGATAGTAGTAGATAACACCCTCATCTCTCAATAGCCATCATCAAACTCATCATAAAATGTAGGAGGATTCTCTTCATCATCTTCCACCTTGTtcgcctcatcactatcactcacATCCATATCCAGATTTAGAGAACTAAAACTGAGTCAACTAACTAAGAACACTGGCAGTTAACTGAAACTAAGTTAATTGAAACAGAGAGAGAgagcagagagggagagaacaGAGAAAGCAGAGAGGGGAGATAACAGAGAGAGCAGAGAGGGAAGGGAAGATAGCACACTGGGGGAGAGCAGAGAGGGAATAGAGCACGCTGAGGGAGGACAGCCATCCAAGGCGTCCGCAAAGCGTCGCCTAGCGACGGTCAAGGGGTTAAGGCGACGCCTTATTGTCTAAGGCGGACGCCTTAGTCACGGACGCAAGGCGAGGCAGACGCCTTGCCCCTAAACCTCGCCTTTCCGCTTAAGCGACGCCTTAACAACTATGGAAGCCATGTTGCAAAACAGGGATAAAAAATAAGAACATTACATCTTCAGGAACATCATCAGGGGAATCGTAGACAGCATCAAGTGGATAGACTTTAACAATATCCATAAGAGATCCATCTGGCAGCCTGTATCAACAGTAAGTTAGACACCTGCTAAACTGTCTGTATGATGAACCCAATAAAGAACTAAAATACAGACTTCCGTGATTCATCAAACTTTCCACGCCTCAGACTTGTCTCAAATATGTTAAGTGCCTGTCAAAGAAGAATACTACATAAGACAATCGATCAGCAAAAGTGTTCAATGCAAAGAAATCTGTAAGAGTCTGATCAACATACCGGCACCCATGTACCCACAAGAATTTCAGCACCAGCCGCAGCAAGTGCCTTCGCAATTGCCCATCCATAGCCATTATCATCAGCAACTCCAGCAATGAATGCCCTTTTACCTAAAAAATTGTAGTGATTAAAACTTACAGTTAGAGAGCAAACTGACAAAAAGGTTCCTTTTATGTTTTCATTCTTTGAATAAAGGCTACCAAACAACAAATAAAATACTCCGTGCTTGACATGAGAATACTACACAATCTAGTAAATCGATTGTTGGTCCTAGTAATAGCAGAAGTATCTATCTTCTACTGCTAGTGGTTTTCTTTCTAAGGCATCATGGGATATCTTTTATCATATGTTAGTCATATGTCGGAATTTCCTTTTTAAGGTACCACTAACTGGTTTGTTCTACATTCCTTAAAACTACGCTATACAAAGAATCAGACTTCCGCTTACTAATAGGAACTATGGACAATAATAAACATGACCTAAATATATGGTTCAATTTTACAATTATTAACTAGATGATATGTAAAATGCAATTATTCTGGGTATCTAAATGCACTGATGTTTATATATGGTCCTCAGCCGCTTAGGGAAAAAATGTCAGGATGGAACTTTAAGCTATTAACTGAagcccacccccccccccccccccccccccaaccccCCCACACACGCGCACACACAAAAAACATATGCTACAAACAAAAAAGTAAATACTTTGCATCATACCAATTTCAATTTGAGTTACCTCTGAGATCAATGGGAAGCCCCTGCGGGCCACACTCTTCCGATATTGCTCTTACAACAACATCATTGCGCTTAAACCTTAGAGGCCAGGAGCAGCTGATTTTGGGGAATGTAGCAGTGGTACTGAGCATGCAATCAGTCCTAGAAACCCGTGCGGTAAGAATTCCTGGCGAGGCCGAAATGCAAGGGCGTGCAGCCACCATCTGCACACCAGCAGCTGCAGAAGCAGTCATCGTCTTCAATGCCAACTAACCTATCCAGAAAGAACATGAACATCGTGTTACAAAATTGTGTCTGAGTTCACTACGGCTACAAGAACATTGTTCACGTTGAGTGTaacaaagaaaagttaaatgaacatCAGCAGAAATAGATCGCTGAGTTCCTGTCGATTTTTTAAGGAATATTGTCTATTTTGGAACAAACAAGGAACCCTTTTCTGGAAGAGAGCGGCTATGTTAACGAATCGGGGACGGAGCATATAGATTGGAAGCTCAGGCAGTCACGCCTAAAGCCCGGGACCATGATTTCAAATTTTCACGCCTCCGGAACTAAAAAGACAACCTAAACACACACATCCAGCTAACACCGGCACAAAAATGATGCATCGACACAAACCACTCGCCCCAGAGATTCACCCTCCGAACCTCCGAACAACAGGGCAGCAGCAGGGCGGATCGAGAACGAGAACAGGACGATTGGGATGGGAGCGGCAGCGGCTTACCTGGCCTTAGGAAATGCGGGACGGGGATCTGACTGAGCACACGATGCGAGTGGTGCCTGGTAGGATAGTGGAGAGAAGCGGAGAGGGAGCAGAGGAAATAAAACGAGGGAGTTTTCGATGAGACCGAGGGAGCAGCTGAGAAACCGAGGACGGGCCGGCGTCTGCCTGCGCCTATTGGTTGGTGCGGAAAGAAAATATACTTTTCTTATTTAAAAACTTAAGCTCGGGTTGATAGCTTGAGCTAAAAAAAATTGATGTAGTTAATGGAACAGGTTATTAAGTGCTTCAAAATACTATAGAACTGAAGTTAAAAGGCATTTAGATAAGCCATTTCATCTATTATTTAAattaaaaatatttataaaacTATTTAAATCTCTACTGTACTTAAATCactagtttcaacggtcgtcccgcgtcatCTTTTTAAAAAACATCCCTATATTTCTTCTAAAGGGTGTTAAAAAGCAGTGCACGAGGTAGAgtttgaacccacaccctgatggaagaagggtggaATACACTGGACAAAGCTATCTAACAAGTAGAACATTATATTCGggtgtttataatattgaatataaattatatatatatatgattttttgtaaaataaaaaaataaacgtGTCGGgctgggccagcactacgggccgaggctacggcccaagcaccgcACGACGCTCGTGCTGGGTTGGCCcatgcactattaaatgggtcgtacctcgggccggctcgccagacacgactcgtttggccatctatacctccgcacgataatgatggtcctcgccttaGTTGCCCCCACATCGTTCGTCATTCTACTTATTTTCTCTCttccctcatgcctccaccttcGTGCCActccattctcggcagagggcgtaggAGCATGCACCTCCTCCTcatattcgtccgacaccagctTCGACATCgactcgcgcagtggctattgcaagTCCACGAGaacgtttcacatcatgcgcgcaccatcgttttcgccatCGTCGGACGTCCCGTTCATCTTCCCGGCcttcgtcctgttcttcctccccaacctgctgcccccaCCCACGGTTGCAGCTGCGAGCCGACAGATGCTCGTCGACACGGGTACGAagcgagtcggtcatgctcctggcctttcaCGTGCGTGTCGTCGAGGAGGACATGATAgcgcctgccacgcttaggttatcttggcgatgatgagtgcaggtctgagatattggacaaccaaggcctgtagcgtggcagcagtcggcatatgctacggatttggtggtggtgttgtgtcgcttcggcggATCTAGGGttgggaagacactcgcattctctcgcccttctcgaaTTGACGCCTGGTGTGGGTGcttctcggtttggagctgctccggctagGTTTCTTTCttcgcttgcgtgctctctccctatatatctagcagtatactacctatgtcgcctccagatgtccaggtcttcgtcgtgtccttctccggcaacgaacaggtatgtccgcctcttccctttccctcccgctctacgaaaccttgtaagtgggggaggcgagggatgggggtctctgatttgctgcctatggtacccatGTGTTCATAAAAAATAATATGTGAAGAAcgaagacaatcaataaaaaaatctTGAAATATTTTTGGTGGgtaatttacgtgggtattgttgtgagccgtcgcaacgcatgGGTAACCGACTAGTTGATATTATAAACTATAGTTCCACACTATAGCTAAAATATGAAGCCATTCTAAACATCCCTTTATTACGATAAGTATGTTTTTGGAATTTTGGCCATAAACCACGTAAGGCCGGAATCAAGACCATGTACATTATTCAACAAAAATCAACATAAGTTTGATAGTTGAGATTCTTTCTTACAGCATATTATTCAATATAGAAAAAGTAGAACATTtgaatctgaaagtcgcctagagggggggtgaataggcgaaatctgaaatttacaaactttaaacacgcactaagaccggggttagcattagaatttaATCGGAGtatggaagatagttctccttgcttagagttgctcaatcaatgcggataatgtTTGGGAgcaaaactcaaatcaatatgagcaagagaacttttagagagaggaaagaggagaAACAAATTAAGTGAAGATCaacgagtgaacacggtgatttgtttaccgaggttcggttccaaagaacctagtccccgttgaggaggccacaaaggccgggtctattccaaccctttcccttctcaatcggtcacacaaaccggtcgaggct
Proteins encoded:
- the LOC100193519 gene encoding enoyl-[acyl-carrier-protein] reductase [NADH] chloroplastic isoform X1 — protein: MTASAAAGVQMVAARPCISASPGILTARVSRTDCMLSTTATFPKISCSWPLRFKRNDVVVRAISEECGPQGLPIDLRGKRAFIAGVADDNGYGWAIAKALAAAGAEILVGTWVPALNIFETSLRRGKFDESRKLPDGSLMDIVKVYPLDAVYDSPDDVPEDVKSNKRYAGASNWTVKEVVESVRNDFGSIDILVHSLANGPEVTKPLLETSRRGYLAAISASSYSYVSLLQHFLPIMNPGGASISLTYIASERAIPGYGGGMSSAKAALESDTRVLAFEAGRKGKIRVNTISAGPLGSRAAKAIGFIEKMIEYSYVNAPLQKELLADEVGNTAAFLVSSLASAITGSTVYVDNGLNTMGLAIDSPTITS